The following are from one region of the Nostoc cf. commune SO-36 genome:
- a CDS encoding GUN4 domain-containing protein: MTDPMILSDPANDIDSLRQPLIAGSEKVQQQIIPQLAELGNEGLDVLMEFLLKRRENPATWIDGKAYQVLYNSDAPQAKEFLRSCFPEGIVPLKSECGINYNSLQQLLAVQDFQAADRVTIEKMCELSGPTAVQRKWLYFTEVENTSAVDLQTINNLWLVHSEGKFGFSVQREIWLSLGKNWENFWPKIGWKAGNTWTRYPNEFTWDLSAPKGHLPLSNQLRGVRVFASLLSHPAWLKNPEK, encoded by the coding sequence ATGACAGACCCAATGATTTTATCAGACCCTGCAAATGACATCGACTCCCTCCGACAACCGTTAATCGCCGGGTCTGAAAAAGTCCAACAACAGATAATCCCACAATTAGCTGAGTTAGGTAATGAGGGATTAGACGTGTTGATGGAATTTTTACTGAAACGACGTGAAAACCCAGCGACTTGGATTGATGGCAAAGCTTACCAAGTCCTCTATAACTCTGATGCACCTCAAGCCAAAGAATTTTTGCGCTCTTGTTTTCCTGAGGGAATTGTACCTCTAAAATCAGAGTGCGGGATTAACTACAATTCTTTGCAACAGCTACTTGCTGTTCAAGACTTCCAAGCAGCCGATCGCGTCACCATCGAAAAAATGTGTGAACTGTCAGGGCCAACGGCTGTACAACGAAAATGGTTGTACTTTACTGAGGTAGAAAATACCTCGGCTGTTGACTTGCAAACCATTAACAACCTCTGGTTAGTCCACTCTGAAGGTAAATTTGGTTTTTCAGTGCAGCGAGAAATCTGGTTAAGTTTAGGTAAAAATTGGGAGAATTTCTGGCCGAAAATTGGCTGGAAAGCAGGTAACACCTGGACGCGATACCCTAACGAGTTTACCTGGGATTTGAGCGCGCCTAAAGGTCACTTACCCCTTTCTAATCAACTTCGGGGGGTACGAGTCTTTGCTTCTTTACTTTCTCACCCAGCTTGGTTGAAGAATCCAGAAAAATAA
- a CDS encoding type II toxin-antitoxin system HicB family antitoxin translates to MINPTKREFYVIIERDEDGYYVGEVPQLEACYSQGETIDELMANIKEVIELCLEDV, encoded by the coding sequence ATGATCAATCCCACCAAGCGAGAATTCTACGTCATCATTGAACGGGATGAAGATGGCTACTATGTCGGAGAAGTCCCTCAGCTAGAAGCCTGTTACAGTCAAGGAGAAACAATTGATGAGTTGATGGCTAATATTAAAGAAGTAATTGAACTTTGTTTAGAGGATGTGTGA
- a CDS encoding NADP-dependent isocitrate dehydrogenase translates to MYEKITPPAAGAKITFKNGEPIVPDNPIIPFIRGDGTGIDIWPATQKVLDAAVAKAYKGQRKISWFKVYAGDEACDLYGTYQYLPQDTLTAIEEYGVAIKGPLTTPVGGGIRSLNVALRQIFDLYACVRPCRYYAGTPSPHKNPEKLDVIVYRENTEDIYLGIEWRQGSEIGDRLIKLLNEELIPATPEHGKKRIPLDSGIGIKPISKTGSQRLVRRAIKHALLLPKNKQQVTLVHKGNIMKYTEGAFRDWGYELATSEFRQETVTEQESWILSNKEKNPNISLEENARQIEPGFDNLTPDKKAQVVKEVETVLNTIWASHGDGKWKEKVLVNDRIADSIFQQIQTRPDEYSILATMNLNGDYLSDAAAAIVGGLGMGPGANIGDSSAIFEATHGTAPKHAGLDRINPGSVILSGVMMLEFMGWQEAADLVKKGLSDAIANSQVTYDLARLLEPPVEPLKCSEFADAIIQHFG, encoded by the coding sequence ATGTACGAAAAGATTACCCCCCCCGCAGCCGGAGCAAAAATCACCTTCAAAAATGGTGAACCAATCGTACCGGACAATCCAATTATCCCCTTTATTCGCGGCGATGGTACAGGTATCGATATTTGGCCTGCTACCCAAAAAGTTCTTGATGCTGCGGTAGCCAAAGCATATAAGGGTCAGCGTAAAATTAGCTGGTTCAAGGTTTACGCTGGGGATGAAGCTTGTGATTTATACGGGACTTATCAGTATTTACCTCAGGACACTCTCACGGCAATTGAAGAATACGGTGTGGCTATTAAAGGGCCTTTGACTACTCCCGTTGGGGGAGGAATCCGTTCTTTAAATGTGGCACTACGACAAATTTTTGACTTGTATGCCTGCGTGCGTCCTTGCCGTTACTATGCAGGTACGCCTTCACCCCACAAAAACCCCGAAAAGCTGGATGTAATTGTTTATCGGGAGAACACAGAAGATATTTATTTAGGCATTGAGTGGCGACAAGGTAGCGAAATTGGCGATCGCTTAATTAAACTTCTCAATGAAGAATTAATCCCCGCCACCCCAGAACATGGGAAAAAACGCATTCCTCTTGATTCTGGTATTGGCATTAAACCCATCAGCAAAACTGGTTCTCAGCGCCTAGTTAGACGCGCCATCAAACACGCTTTGCTATTGCCCAAAAACAAGCAACAAGTGACTTTGGTGCATAAGGGCAACATCATGAAGTACACCGAAGGCGCTTTCCGCGACTGGGGTTATGAACTAGCAACCAGTGAATTTCGCCAAGAAACTGTCACTGAACAAGAATCTTGGATTTTGAGTAACAAGGAAAAAAATCCCAATATTTCCTTGGAAGAAAACGCCCGCCAGATTGAGCCTGGGTTTGATAATCTTACTCCAGACAAGAAAGCGCAAGTTGTCAAGGAAGTTGAAACTGTTCTTAACACAATTTGGGCAAGCCACGGCGATGGCAAATGGAAAGAGAAAGTTTTGGTGAATGACCGGATTGCTGACAGCATTTTTCAACAAATTCAAACCAGACCGGATGAGTATTCGATTCTGGCGACGATGAACTTGAACGGCGATTATTTATCTGATGCGGCGGCTGCCATTGTTGGGGGTTTGGGAATGGGGCCAGGAGCAAATATTGGTGATTCTAGTGCCATATTTGAAGCTACCCACGGCACAGCACCCAAACACGCCGGCTTAGATCGGATTAATCCTGGTTCAGTAATTTTGTCTGGTGTGATGATGCTGGAATTTATGGGTTGGCAAGAAGCCGCAGACCTAGTTAAGAAAGGTTTAAGCGATGCGATCGCTAATAGTCAAGTCACCTACGATTTAGCCCGGTTGCTAGAACCACCAGTTGAACCCTTAAAATGTTCTGAATTTGCCGACGCAATTATTCAGCATTTTGGTTAA
- the mtnA gene encoding S-methyl-5-thioribose-1-phosphate isomerase → MTPSTNQVYPVIWHNDSVSLIDQTRLPNEYTFVEIHRSEDMARAIKTMIVRGAPAIGVAAAYGMYLGAREIETSDRTEFLQHLDKVAQLLRSTRPTAVNLFWAISRMIKAAYETLGTVEDIKETLFQTAQAINIEDLQTCQAIGDHGLAVLPNTPEKLRLLTHCNAGALATAGYGTALGVVRSAWREGRLERLFADETRPRLQGAKLTTWECVQEGIPVTLITDNMAAHCMKQGLIHAVVVGADRIAANGDTANKIGTYSVAIAAKAHNIPFFVAAPLSTVDFELADGSQIPIEEREPTEIYQVGDTILTPEGVNFYNPAFDVTPAELITAIITENGAIAPDKLAKSQVKQLPIALNPN, encoded by the coding sequence GTGACACCTTCTACAAACCAGGTTTATCCCGTTATTTGGCACAACGACTCAGTGTCACTAATTGACCAAACCCGCCTACCTAACGAATATACATTTGTCGAAATTCACCGCAGTGAAGATATGGCGCGGGCAATTAAAACGATGATTGTGCGAGGTGCGCCAGCAATTGGTGTAGCTGCGGCTTATGGAATGTATCTTGGTGCAAGGGAAATTGAAACTAGCGATCGCACCGAATTTTTGCAACACTTAGATAAAGTTGCCCAGTTGTTGCGTTCTACTCGTCCGACGGCGGTAAATTTATTTTGGGCAATTAGTCGGATGATCAAAGCTGCCTACGAAACGCTGGGAACAGTAGAAGATATTAAAGAAACCCTTTTCCAAACAGCCCAAGCAATTAATATTGAAGATTTGCAAACCTGTCAAGCGATCGGCGATCATGGTTTGGCAGTGTTACCTAATACCCCAGAAAAGCTAAGGTTACTTACTCACTGCAACGCCGGGGCATTAGCTACTGCTGGTTATGGCACTGCTTTAGGTGTTGTGCGTTCTGCATGGAGGGAAGGACGTTTGGAACGTTTATTTGCCGATGAAACCCGTCCTCGTTTGCAAGGTGCAAAACTCACCACTTGGGAATGTGTGCAAGAAGGTATTCCAGTTACATTAATTACTGATAATATGGCAGCCCATTGCATGAAACAGGGTTTGATTCATGCTGTAGTTGTGGGTGCTGATCGCATTGCTGCTAATGGTGACACTGCTAATAAAATTGGTACATATAGTGTGGCGATCGCAGCTAAGGCACATAATATCCCCTTCTTTGTCGCTGCACCCCTTTCCACCGTTGATTTTGAATTAGCCGATGGCAGCCAAATTCCCATCGAGGAACGCGAACCAACAGAAATCTATCAAGTTGGCGATACCATTCTCACACCTGAAGGTGTAAATTTTTACAACCCAGCTTTTGATGTGACTCCGGCTGAGTTGATTACAGCCATCATTACAGAGAATGGAGCGATCGCACCTGATAAATTAGCAAAATCACAGGTAAAGCAATTACCGATTGCGTTAAATCCGAATTAA